One region of Marivirga arenosa genomic DNA includes:
- the rpsU gene encoding 30S ribosomal protein S21 has protein sequence MIVVNVKENESIDKALKRFKKKFEKTGALKEVRARQHFVKPSVARRKEVIRAAYRQKMRDMES, from the coding sequence ATGATCGTAGTAAACGTAAAAGAAAACGAATCGATTGATAAAGCTTTAAAACGCTTTAAGAAGAAGTTTGAAAAGACAGGTGCTTTAAAAGAAGTACGTGCTCGTCAACACTTTGTAAAGCCTTCTGTTGCAAGAAGAAAAGAAGTTATCCGTGCCGCTTATAGGCAAAAAATGAGGGATATGGAAAGCTAA
- a CDS encoding peroxiredoxin, translating into MGLKIGDTAPNFQADTTEGKIDFHEWLGDSWGILYSHPADFTPVCTTEIGRTAQLKDEFAKRNTKVAVVSVDDVKSHNEWKKDVNETQNTSVEFPIIGDEDKKVANLYDMIHENASETATVRSVFFIGPDKKIKATIVYPASTGRNFAEILRVIDSLQLSAKYPVATPADWTPGNDVIIGLGVKDEEIEEKFPKGHKIIKPYLRTTPQPE; encoded by the coding sequence ATGGGACTTAAAATAGGAGATACCGCACCAAACTTTCAAGCGGATACTACAGAAGGAAAAATTGATTTTCACGAATGGTTAGGTGATAGCTGGGGAATATTATATTCTCATCCGGCAGATTTTACACCAGTATGTACTACTGAGATTGGTAGAACAGCACAGTTAAAGGATGAATTTGCTAAGCGTAATACTAAAGTAGCAGTAGTTAGTGTGGATGATGTGAAATCTCACAATGAATGGAAAAAAGATGTGAATGAGACTCAAAATACATCTGTCGAATTTCCAATTATAGGAGATGAGGATAAAAAAGTAGCGAATTTATATGATATGATTCATGAGAATGCTTCTGAAACCGCTACTGTTCGTTCAGTGTTTTTTATTGGACCTGATAAAAAGATAAAGGCAACAATCGTTTACCCAGCTAGTACTGGTAGAAACTTTGCTGAAATTTTAAGAGTAATTGACTCGCTTCAATTATCAGCAAAATATCCAGTTGCTACTCCAGCAGATTGGACACCAGGTAATGATGTTATTATTGGTCTTGGTGTTAAAGATGAAGAGATTGAAGAGAAATTCCCTAAAGGACATAAAATAATAAAGCCATATTTAAGAACTACTCCACAACCAGAGTAA
- a CDS encoding DNA-3-methyladenine glycosylase I produces the protein MSTKLTDEKERCPWCLGFDQYIRYHDEEWGVPVHDDQTHFEFLILEGAQAGLSWSTVLKKRENYRKLFADFNAEKVAQFDQSKIDELLQNPGIIRNKLKVNGAVTNAQKFLEVQKEFGSFDQYIWSFVNHKPIINQLKSLEEAPATSPESDALSKDLKKRGFKFVGSTIMYAHMQACGLVNDHLVSCFRYKEVM, from the coding sequence ATGTCCACTAAATTAACTGATGAAAAAGAGAGGTGTCCATGGTGCTTAGGCTTTGACCAATACATCCGATATCATGATGAAGAATGGGGAGTACCTGTTCACGATGACCAAACACATTTTGAATTTTTAATTTTAGAAGGGGCACAAGCGGGTTTAAGCTGGTCAACTGTTTTGAAGAAAAGGGAAAATTACCGAAAGCTATTTGCTGATTTCAATGCCGAAAAAGTAGCGCAGTTTGATCAATCTAAAATTGATGAACTTTTACAAAATCCTGGTATCATACGAAATAAATTAAAGGTTAATGGAGCGGTCACCAATGCGCAGAAATTTCTAGAAGTACAGAAAGAATTTGGGAGCTTTGACCAGTACATATGGTCTTTTGTGAATCATAAACCGATTATCAATCAGTTAAAATCATTAGAGGAAGCACCTGCCACATCTCCTGAATCAGATGCTTTAAGTAAAGATTTAAAAAAACGAGGTTTTAAATTTGTAGGAAGCACCATTATGTATGCGCACATGCAAGCTTGTGGATTAGTAAATGATCATTTAGTCAGCTGCTTTCGATACAAAGAAGTGATGTAG
- the hpf gene encoding ribosome hibernation-promoting factor, HPF/YfiA family, which yields MKLQMHSIHFDADVKLLDFIQKRIDKLETFYDRFIDGEVFLRLDKDSQRENKIVEVKLNIPGNQLFAKEKSDSFEAAIDSATEALRRQIKKIKEKQMAH from the coding sequence ATGAAGCTACAAATGCATTCTATCCACTTTGACGCAGACGTAAAATTGTTAGACTTTATTCAAAAAAGAATAGATAAGTTAGAAACCTTTTATGATAGGTTTATTGACGGAGAAGTGTTCTTAAGATTGGATAAAGACTCTCAAAGAGAAAATAAAATAGTGGAAGTAAAGTTGAATATACCTGGTAATCAATTGTTCGCTAAAGAGAAAAGCGACTCATTTGAAGCCGCTATAGATAGTGCCACAGAAGCTTTAAGGAGACAGATTAAAAAAATCAAAGAAAAACAAATGGCTCATTAA
- a CDS encoding App1 family protein: protein MGYGTNEFLYLKGGVVENRPEFYSEATDKRRKNFRVMLSRYLSSPLPDMKVWIHLNGEVYHSVTDEYGYFSSWIDPIIDYEPGWHSVNFQIRKPDSDEIICETEGEFLIVGEQAEFGTISDIDDTILVSHATQLFKKLRLILTKNAKTRLPFEGVANFYQQLKANGNPFFYVSSSEWNLYEFLQDFFNVRKIPKGPFLLQEYKSGFRDLIFSGGGSHQHKQDKIKRLMKLFPHLKFILIGDSGQRDTEIYREALVNYPDRILAVYIRKIGKKDKFDQETIQEFKKRKVPLLLLENTQDAIEHARKLGVITYY, encoded by the coding sequence ATGGGCTATGGCACCAATGAGTTTCTTTATCTTAAAGGAGGGGTAGTAGAAAACCGCCCTGAATTTTATTCAGAAGCAACCGATAAAAGAAGGAAAAACTTTAGAGTGATGTTGTCTCGCTATTTAAGTAGTCCTTTACCAGATATGAAAGTGTGGATTCATTTAAATGGTGAAGTGTATCACTCTGTAACAGACGAGTATGGTTATTTTAGTAGTTGGATAGATCCTATTATAGATTATGAACCGGGTTGGCATTCCGTAAATTTTCAAATTAGGAAACCAGACTCTGATGAAATAATTTGTGAAACAGAAGGTGAGTTTTTGATAGTTGGAGAGCAAGCTGAATTTGGAACTATTTCTGATATTGATGATACAATTTTGGTTTCGCATGCTACTCAATTATTCAAAAAGCTAAGGTTAATTTTAACAAAAAATGCTAAAACGCGACTACCTTTTGAAGGGGTTGCTAATTTTTATCAGCAGTTAAAAGCTAATGGAAATCCTTTCTTCTATGTAAGTAGTAGTGAGTGGAATTTATATGAATTTCTTCAGGATTTTTTCAATGTTCGCAAAATTCCTAAAGGACCATTTTTGCTTCAGGAATATAAATCAGGATTTCGAGATTTGATTTTCTCAGGAGGAGGTAGCCATCAACACAAACAAGATAAAATTAAGCGTTTGATGAAATTATTTCCACACTTAAAATTCATTTTAATTGGGGATAGTGGACAAAGAGATACTGAAATCTACAGAGAAGCATTAGTCAATTATCCTGACAGAATTTTGGCGGTTTACATTAGAAAGATTGGTAAGAAGGATAAGTTTGATCAAGAAACTATTCAGGAGTTCAAAAAGAGAAAAGTACCATTATTGCTTTTGGAAAATACTCAAGATGCAATAGAGCATGCTAGGAAATTAGGCGTTATAACATATTATTAA
- a CDS encoding carboxypeptidase-like regulatory domain-containing protein: protein MKLKLFTLLLWTLSSYTLAQTLSGRLLNTNKEPIPYAHIQLDKSNYGTITNDSGYFSLKIKSGFTNINFSSIGFEGKSLPLSDLSFEGIQIFELKNSRISMSEVVVKGTFDSATWYVEKAIKNIRKNYPKRKHSQIAFYREATIRDTSYARMLDAIVLLSERGINKQSEDTRYEILRKRQTKDNRDISWRQSLQNWLYQDLGPYTVNKANPTKPMGPYNQDQNDFLLSSEISKIRKERPERLLYEGFIEENIFEITDRFLNNGKEYLEITTDNDSSKFQYKNTINPVAKMIISKEDFAIVQFEKIQELVKKEEKSILTAQLISEGIKSHYLIKWKKNSMDQKYYVHYIRDAAVGNNASRIFGVANMQQAYDSKFKTGFVKQVNEWYVLENRDYEKIHWTQGAAHDYDIYELKPTRRLGITFEDINSMPVNPINQKMLEDLTENNSIDELFIEE, encoded by the coding sequence ATGAAGCTTAAACTATTTACTTTATTACTTTGGACGCTTAGTTCCTATACCTTAGCCCAAACCTTATCAGGAAGATTACTTAATACAAATAAAGAACCAATCCCATATGCCCATATTCAGTTGGATAAAAGTAATTATGGGACCATCACAAATGACTCGGGATATTTTAGCTTAAAAATAAAGTCTGGTTTTACCAATATCAATTTTTCTTCTATAGGATTTGAAGGAAAAAGTCTGCCCTTATCGGACTTATCTTTTGAGGGTATTCAAATCTTTGAATTAAAAAATAGCAGAATCTCTATGAGTGAAGTAGTGGTGAAAGGCACTTTTGATTCAGCTACCTGGTATGTAGAAAAAGCAATTAAAAACATTCGGAAAAATTATCCTAAAAGGAAGCATTCACAGATCGCATTTTATAGAGAAGCTACGATTCGAGATACCTCTTATGCAAGAATGTTAGATGCCATAGTGCTTTTAAGTGAAAGAGGAATAAACAAGCAATCGGAAGACACCCGGTATGAAATCTTAAGAAAACGGCAAACAAAGGACAATAGAGATATAAGCTGGAGGCAGTCACTTCAAAACTGGCTATATCAGGATTTAGGACCTTATACGGTTAACAAAGCAAATCCTACCAAGCCTATGGGACCGTATAATCAAGACCAAAATGACTTTTTATTAAGTTCAGAAATCTCAAAGATAAGAAAGGAGCGTCCTGAAAGATTGTTGTATGAGGGTTTTATTGAAGAAAATATTTTTGAAATTACCGATCGCTTTCTAAATAATGGTAAAGAATACTTAGAAATTACTACTGATAATGATTCTTCAAAATTTCAGTATAAAAATACTATTAATCCCGTAGCCAAAATGATTATTTCAAAGGAAGATTTTGCTATTGTGCAGTTTGAAAAGATTCAAGAGTTAGTAAAGAAAGAAGAGAAAAGCATCTTAACTGCTCAGTTAATCAGTGAGGGTATTAAATCTCATTATTTAATAAAGTGGAAGAAAAACTCTATGGATCAAAAATACTATGTTCATTATATTAGAGATGCAGCAGTAGGTAATAACGCAAGCAGAATATTTGGAGTAGCAAATATGCAGCAAGCCTATGATTCAAAATTTAAAACAGGTTTTGTAAAACAGGTGAATGAATGGTATGTGCTAGAGAATAGAGATTATGAAAAAATTCATTGGACGCAAGGTGCTGCTCATGATTACGATATTTATGAATTAAAGCCTACAAGGCGATTAGGAATTACTTTTGAGGATATCAATTCAATGCCAGTTAATCCCATCAACCAAAAAATGTTAGAAGATTTAACCGAAAATAATTCTATAGATGAGCTATTTATTGAAGAGTAA
- a CDS encoding tyrosine-type recombinase/integrase, with protein MLNTFFKYLEYEKRYSKHTLLSYENDLKQFKSFLENQSQLHDLLKAEHRHIRAWVVQLMQEGIKPKSINRKIVSLRTFYKFAISREAIQQNPTQKIKALKVSKDLPQFVQEKEMDNLLNLLEFPDDFEGSRDALIMELLYGTGIRLAELLNLKYSDFNLSSKTIRILGKGNKERIIPFHSKILERLNNYISHKNKMFIGNEAGPLIVSINGNDAYPMMINRITKKYLNQVTTISKTSPHVLRHTFATHLLNKGADLNAVKDLLGHSSLAATQVYTHNSLDKLKKVFDQAHPKA; from the coding sequence ATGCTGAATACTTTCTTTAAATACTTAGAATATGAAAAGCGATACAGCAAACACACCCTTTTATCCTATGAAAATGATTTAAAACAATTCAAATCATTTTTAGAAAATCAATCTCAATTACACGATCTTTTAAAAGCAGAACATAGACACATTAGAGCCTGGGTGGTTCAACTTATGCAAGAAGGAATTAAACCCAAAAGCATAAATAGAAAAATAGTATCCTTAAGAACCTTTTATAAGTTTGCCATTTCGAGAGAAGCTATACAACAAAACCCTACTCAAAAAATAAAGGCTTTAAAAGTCAGCAAAGATTTACCGCAATTTGTTCAGGAAAAGGAAATGGATAATCTTTTAAATCTGCTTGAATTTCCTGATGATTTTGAAGGTAGCAGAGATGCTTTGATCATGGAATTACTTTATGGAACAGGGATCAGATTAGCTGAATTATTGAATTTAAAATATTCTGATTTCAATCTTTCATCCAAAACCATAAGAATATTAGGTAAGGGAAATAAAGAAAGAATTATTCCGTTTCATTCTAAAATTCTGGAGCGATTAAATAATTACATTTCACATAAAAATAAAATGTTTATCGGCAACGAGGCCGGTCCATTAATCGTTTCTATTAATGGAAATGATGCTTATCCTATGATGATAAATCGAATTACTAAAAAATATCTCAACCAAGTCACCACCATTAGTAAAACAAGCCCTCACGTCTTGAGGCACACATTTGCAACACATTTATTAAACAAAGGTGCAGACCTAAATGCTGTAAAAGATTTACTAGGACATAGTAGCTTAGCAGCCACTCAGGTTTACACCCATAACTCGCTTGACAAGCTTAAAAAAGTATTCGATCAAGCGCATCCTAAAGCGTAA
- a CDS encoding CPXCG motif-containing cysteine-rich protein: MIEQFFQCPHCFQEISMLVDSSISKQSYVEDCEVCCNPLQINLEIEDGEISYFEASPAQ, translated from the coding sequence ATGATAGAGCAATTCTTTCAATGCCCACATTGTTTTCAAGAAATAAGCATGTTGGTGGATAGTAGCATCTCTAAACAATCCTATGTTGAAGATTGTGAGGTCTGCTGTAATCCACTTCAAATTAATTTAGAAATTGAAGATGGTGAAATCTCATATTTTGAAGCAAGCCCAGCCCAATAA
- a CDS encoding diacylglycerol/lipid kinase family protein translates to MTPQKLLFIVNPKSGNNDKSKLERTIAKACDKNKKEYTLFYTTGENDLDKIKKEQDLYQADTLVACGGDGTVNLVAELLLNSEIQLGIIPLGSANGLAYELKIEEDIESSLELIFRGKTISMDVIKINDQHICLHLSDLGFNAKMIRDFEEGGERGMLAYARSFFSSLMDKTTSEFTVEFKGEKKNIKADMIVMANASSYGTGAVINPGSKLDDGSFELVVFKPIPIRDLLGLTLESFLGDIKNSPYVEIFRVEKVNIHCKEEELLQVDGELKGEKQEINAEILKGALKVIS, encoded by the coding sequence ATGACCCCACAAAAGCTACTTTTTATAGTAAATCCAAAATCTGGAAATAACGACAAGTCCAAACTAGAAAGAACTATAGCTAAAGCTTGTGATAAAAATAAAAAGGAATATACGCTTTTCTATACCACTGGCGAAAATGATTTAGATAAAATTAAGAAAGAACAAGACCTTTATCAAGCTGATACTTTGGTAGCATGTGGTGGAGATGGCACCGTAAATTTAGTAGCAGAATTACTATTAAATAGTGAAATCCAATTAGGGATCATTCCTCTTGGTTCTGCTAATGGCTTAGCTTATGAATTAAAAATTGAAGAAGATATTGAATCCAGTTTGGAATTGATTTTCAGAGGAAAAACCATTTCAATGGATGTAATAAAAATAAATGACCAGCATATATGTTTACATTTAAGCGATTTGGGCTTTAATGCTAAAATGATTAGAGATTTTGAAGAAGGTGGTGAAAGAGGAATGTTAGCCTATGCCCGCTCCTTTTTTAGCTCATTAATGGATAAAACTACTTCTGAATTTACTGTAGAGTTTAAGGGGGAAAAGAAGAATATAAAAGCAGATATGATTGTGATGGCTAATGCTTCTAGTTATGGCACTGGAGCTGTAATAAATCCTGGCAGCAAACTAGATGATGGAAGCTTTGAACTTGTGGTTTTTAAACCTATACCAATTAGAGATTTGCTGGGTTTAACCTTAGAATCTTTTCTGGGTGATATTAAAAATTCTCCCTATGTAGAAATCTTTAGGGTAGAAAAAGTAAATATCCATTGTAAAGAGGAAGAATTACTACAAGTGGATGGTGAGCTGAAAGGCGAAAAGCAAGAGATCAATGCTGAAATTTTAAAAGGAGCCCTAAAAGTAATTTCATAA
- a CDS encoding SDR family NAD(P)-dependent oxidoreductase encodes MKIDCTHQHILVTGGTRGIGAANTRTLVECGANVVAQYHRHEEAAQKLKKELGSSVHLLKADLSGAMEVARLFSETLEYFDGKLDGVVNNAGIAISSDIHKNAVEWTDDWLKTMDVNVNAVGLICKRSIVQFEKQSTGGRIVNISSRAAFRGDTADYLAYAASKGAVVSLTKSIARAFGKKDIKAFTVAPGFTRTDMAQQFIDQYGEDFALNDIALNQLTEPKDIAPTVAMLMSGLMDHATGTTIDINAGSYVH; translated from the coding sequence ATGAAAATCGACTGTACTCATCAACACATATTAGTAACCGGAGGAACCAGAGGTATTGGCGCTGCTAATACTAGAACACTAGTAGAATGTGGTGCCAATGTTGTGGCGCAATATCACCGCCATGAAGAAGCTGCTCAAAAACTTAAGAAAGAATTGGGAAGCAGTGTTCACTTATTAAAAGCTGACTTATCCGGAGCTATGGAGGTGGCCCGCTTATTCAGTGAAACCTTAGAATATTTTGATGGAAAGCTAGATGGGGTGGTAAATAATGCAGGTATCGCCATCTCGTCTGATATTCATAAAAATGCAGTTGAATGGACAGATGATTGGCTAAAAACCATGGATGTGAATGTAAATGCAGTTGGCTTAATCTGTAAGAGAAGTATTGTCCAATTTGAGAAACAAAGTACGGGAGGTAGAATCGTAAATATTTCATCAAGGGCTGCTTTCAGGGGTGATACAGCTGACTACCTTGCCTATGCAGCATCAAAAGGAGCAGTAGTTTCATTAACCAAATCTATTGCAAGAGCCTTTGGTAAAAAAGACATAAAAGCTTTTACTGTAGCGCCTGGTTTTACCAGAACGGATATGGCACAACAATTTATCGATCAATACGGAGAAGATTTTGCTTTAAATGATATCGCTTTAAATCAACTAACAGAACCAAAGGATATCGCACCAACAGTTGCCATGCTTATGTCAGGACTGATGGATCATGCCACAGGTACTACCATAGATATAAATGCCGGAAGTTATGTCCACTAA
- the cysS gene encoding cysteine--tRNA ligase, translating to MDKELKIQNSLTRQKEIFKPINPPFVGMYVCGPTVYSDAHMGNVRTFMSFDVVNRYLRHLGYKVRYVRNITDVGHLVDDADDGEDKIGKKAKLENLEPMEIVQKYANGFHEVMHLFNILPPDIEPTATGHIVEQIEINKTLLEKGWAYEVNGSIYFDVTKYNEAHEYGILSGRKIEDLLSNTRTLDGQDDKKNPLDFATWKKASDEHIMRWPSPWGEGFPGWHLECTVMSTKYLGETFDIHGGGMDLKFPHHECEIAQSVGATGKSPVNYWIHTNMLTVNGQKMSKSLGNSFLPTQLVTGNHEMLEQGYSPMTVRFFMMQTHYSSTLDFSNEALKAAQKGYRRLANGLKTIRSLEFKTDDGKKNEKAISQIEQACDACYKSMNDDFNTAKTIAALFELLKKINSLHTGQLKFGELGQDVFEKLAKTYQDFMVEILGLEEEAPTDLEPIINSLLQVYKKAKADKNYEQVDEIRAILKSNKLIIKDLKTGVDWGYEE from the coding sequence ATGGACAAAGAACTAAAGATACAAAATTCGCTTACTAGACAGAAGGAGATATTCAAACCTATTAATCCTCCCTTTGTAGGAATGTATGTCTGCGGCCCAACTGTTTACAGTGATGCCCACATGGGAAATGTCCGAACTTTTATGAGTTTTGATGTCGTTAATCGCTATTTACGTCATTTAGGTTATAAAGTGCGCTACGTAAGAAATATCACGGATGTAGGCCACTTAGTTGATGATGCAGATGATGGAGAAGATAAAATTGGCAAAAAGGCAAAATTAGAAAATTTGGAGCCTATGGAAATTGTGCAAAAATATGCCAATGGATTCCATGAGGTAATGCATTTATTCAACATTTTACCACCTGATATTGAGCCAACCGCAACGGGCCATATAGTTGAGCAGATTGAAATCAATAAAACATTATTAGAAAAAGGTTGGGCCTATGAAGTAAATGGTTCTATCTATTTTGATGTTACTAAATATAATGAGGCGCATGAATATGGTATTTTAAGTGGTAGAAAGATTGAGGATTTATTAAGTAATACCAGAACTTTAGACGGACAGGATGACAAAAAGAACCCTCTAGATTTTGCGACTTGGAAAAAAGCCTCAGATGAACATATTATGCGCTGGCCATCTCCTTGGGGAGAAGGTTTTCCGGGATGGCATTTAGAATGTACTGTAATGAGTACCAAATATTTAGGTGAAACTTTTGATATTCATGGTGGTGGTATGGATTTAAAATTCCCGCATCATGAATGTGAAATTGCCCAATCAGTTGGCGCAACTGGAAAATCACCAGTTAACTATTGGATACACACTAATATGTTAACAGTAAATGGCCAGAAAATGAGTAAGTCATTAGGCAACTCATTTTTACCTACTCAATTGGTAACAGGAAATCATGAAATGTTGGAGCAAGGCTATTCGCCTATGACTGTCCGCTTTTTTATGATGCAGACCCATTATTCAAGTACTTTAGATTTTAGCAATGAGGCTTTAAAGGCTGCTCAAAAAGGATATAGAAGACTTGCCAATGGATTAAAAACTATAAGAAGTTTAGAATTCAAAACTGATGATGGCAAGAAAAATGAAAAAGCAATTAGTCAGATAGAGCAAGCCTGTGATGCGTGTTACAAATCAATGAATGATGATTTTAATACCGCCAAAACAATAGCAGCTTTATTCGAATTGCTTAAAAAGATAAATTCTTTACACACTGGCCAGCTAAAATTTGGTGAATTAGGGCAGGATGTTTTTGAAAAGCTAGCTAAAACTTATCAAGACTTTATGGTTGAGATTTTAGGATTAGAGGAAGAAGCACCAACTGACCTTGAACCCATCATCAATTCATTATTACAGGTTTATAAAAAAGCGAAAGCTGATAAAAATTATGAGCAGGTAGATGAAATCAGAGCCATATTAAAATCTAACAAGCTGATTATAAAAGACCTGAAAACGGGAGTGGATTGGGGATATGAAGAATAA
- a CDS encoding tetratricopeptide repeat protein: MIRKLFLLSILIGSAGLLNAQYVMKQDSSILLNNMYIQIEVNESVNAIYNAEHDKVEKDFEWLKYRFPNHPLPYFLYGLNEWWKILPEPSAYEGGEKLIAYLDTAQYYAEKMEEADEDNLEATFFLAAIHGFKGRFYADNQSWTKAAFSARNALNYMEESKGNRNLSPEFLFGDALYNYYVEWVPENYPILKPVLRFFDDGDKKLGVEQLTKVAQNAFYTRTEAQYFLMRILALDEGELQKGLQLSEYLHETYPQNAYFHRFYARLLYTAGKIQDSERECLEIFQRLDSGAIGYGGTSGRYAGFFLGQIYERKGNIDEAKKYYERAMISSESINEEDAGYYLYSIYHLGLIAEKQGDTELAEFYYKKTKKKADRSQGVFKSARNKLREL, encoded by the coding sequence ATGATTAGAAAATTATTTCTTTTAAGTATTTTAATAGGTTCTGCAGGCCTACTAAATGCCCAATATGTAATGAAGCAAGACAGCAGCATCTTGCTTAATAATATGTATATTCAAATTGAAGTAAACGAATCTGTGAATGCCATTTATAATGCCGAGCATGATAAGGTTGAGAAAGATTTTGAATGGTTAAAATATCGCTTTCCTAATCATCCACTTCCCTACTTTCTATATGGCTTAAATGAATGGTGGAAAATTCTTCCTGAGCCATCAGCTTATGAAGGAGGAGAAAAACTAATTGCTTATTTGGATACTGCTCAATATTATGCTGAGAAAATGGAAGAAGCAGATGAAGATAATTTAGAAGCGACTTTCTTTCTAGCTGCAATCCATGGTTTCAAGGGGCGATTTTATGCAGATAATCAAAGCTGGACAAAAGCCGCTTTCTCTGCCAGAAATGCGCTGAACTATATGGAAGAAAGCAAAGGCAATAGGAACTTAAGTCCGGAATTTTTATTTGGAGACGCTTTATATAATTATTACGTAGAATGGGTGCCAGAAAATTACCCTATTCTTAAACCGGTATTACGCTTTTTCGATGACGGTGATAAAAAACTAGGAGTAGAACAACTCACCAAAGTAGCTCAAAACGCATTTTATACACGAACTGAAGCACAATATTTTTTAATGAGAATATTGGCATTAGATGAAGGAGAACTTCAAAAAGGATTGCAATTATCTGAATATCTACACGAAACCTATCCACAGAATGCATATTTTCACAGATTTTATGCTCGCTTATTGTATACCGCAGGGAAAATTCAAGATTCGGAAAGAGAGTGCTTAGAGATATTCCAAAGATTGGATAGTGGTGCAATTGGTTATGGAGGAACTTCAGGTCGTTATGCAGGTTTTTTCCTTGGGCAGATTTACGAAAGGAAAGGAAATATAGATGAGGCTAAAAAGTATTATGAACGCGCTATGATTTCATCGGAAAGCATAAATGAAGAAGACGCTGGTTATTACTTATACAGTATATACCATTTAGGATTGATTGCGGAAAAGCAAGGTGATACCGAATTAGCTGAATTTTATTATAAAAAGACTAAGAAAAAAGCTGATCGTAGTCAGGGAGTCTTTAAAAGTGCGAGGAATAAATTAAGAGAGTTGTAA